One Erinaceus europaeus chromosome 5, mEriEur2.1, whole genome shotgun sequence genomic window carries:
- the KBTBD7 gene encoding kelch repeat and BTB domain-containing protein 7, which yields MQSREEAQRSRRLASPRGGRRPKRITKPSVSAFFAGPEELKDAAHSAALLAQLKSFYDARLLCDVTIEVVTPGSGPGTGRLFPCNRNVLAAACPYFKSMFTGGMYESQQTSVTMHDVDAESFEVLVDYCYTGRVSLSEANVERLYAASDMLQLEYVREACASFLARRLDLTNCTAILKFADVFNHRKLRSQAQAFIAHNFNQLSRMGSIREETLADLTLAQLLTVLHLDSLDIESERTVCHVAVQWLEAAPKERGPSAAEVFKCVRWTHFADQDQDYLKGLMSKPVVKKYCRDLIEGALQMRYGDMLCKSPVPKPEASSSSVLSVTGNPPQRLGMCAKEMVILFGHPRDPFLCYDPYSGDIYTMPSPLTSLAHTKTITSSAVCVSPDHDIYLAAQPRKDLWVYKPAQNSWQQLADRLLCREGMDVAYLNGYIYILGGRDPITGVKLKEVECYSVQRNQWALVAPVPHSFYSFELIVVQNYLYAVNSKRMLCYDPRHNMWLNCASLKRSDFQEACVFNDEIYCICDVPVMKVYNPARGEWRQISNIPLDSETHNYQIVSHGHKLLLITSTTPQWKKNRVTVYEYDTREDQWVNIGTMLGLLQFDSGFICLCARVYPSCLEPGQSFITEEDDARSESSTEWDLDGFSELDSESGSSSSFSDDEVWVQVAPQQNAQDPPGTL from the coding sequence ATGCAGTCCCGGGAGGAGGCCCAGCGCTCTCGTCGCCTGGCCAGTCCCCGCGGTGGAAGGAGGCCCAAAAGAATTACCAAGCCCTCTGTCTCGGCTTTCTTTGCCGGCCCAGAGGAGCTGAAGGACGCGGCCCACTCTGCAGCCCTGCTGGCACAGCTCAAGTCCTTTTACGATGCAAGGCTGCTGTGCGATGTGACCATTGAGGTGGTGACGCCCGGGAGCGGGCCGGGCACGGGCCGCCTGTTCCCCTGCAACCGGAACGTGCTGGCCGCCGCGTGTCCCTATTTCAAGAGCATGTTCACGGGCGGCATGTACGAGAGCCAGCAGACCAGCGTGACCATGCACGACGTGGATGCCGAGTCCTTCGAGGTGCTGGTCGACTACTGCTACACGGGCCGCGTGTCCCTGAGTGAGGCCAACGTGGAGCGCCTCTACGCCGCGTCGGACATGCTGCAGCTGGAGTACGTGCGGGAGGCCTGTGCTTCTTTCCTGGCGCGCCGCCTGGACCTCACCAACTGCACCGCCATCCTCAAGTTCGCGGACGTCTTCAACCACCGCAAGCTGCGCTCCCAGGCCCAGGCCTTCATAGCTCACAATTTCAACCAGCTCAGTCGAATGGGATCCATTCGAGAAGAGACTCTGGCAGATTTGACCCTGGCGCAGCTGTTGACTGTCTTGCACCTGGATAGCCTGGACATCGAGAGCGAGCGGACCGTGTGTCACGTGGCAGTGCAGTGGCTGGAGGCAGCCCCCAAGGAACGCGGCCCCAGCGCCGCAGAAGTCTTCAAGTGTGTCCGCTGGACACACTTCGCTGACCAAGATCAGGATTACCTGAAAGGACTCATGAGCAAACCCGTTGTAAAAAAATATTGCCGGGACCTTATTGAAGGAGCCCTGCAGATGCGATATGGGGACATGTTGTGCAAGTCTCCGGTGCCAAAGCCCGAGGCCAGCAGCAGCTCTGTTCTGTCTGTAACTGGAAATCCACCCCAGAGGCTAGGAATGTGTGCCAAGGAGATGGTGATCCTTTTTGGACACCCCAGAGATCCCTTTCTCTGCTATGACCCATACTCTGGGGACATTTACACAATGCCATCGCCTTTGACTAGCTTGGCTCACACTAAGACCATTACTTCCTCAGCTGTCTGTGTGTCTCCTGACCATGACATATACCTAGCTGCCCAGCCCAGGAAGGACCTCTGGGTGTATAAGCCAGCCCAGAATAGTTGGCAGCAGCTGGCAGACCGCCTACTGTGCCGTGAGGGCATGGATGTGGCATACCTCAATGGTTACATTTACATTCTGGGTGGGCGAGACCCTATTACTGGGGTTAAACTGAAGGAAGTGGAGTGCTACAGTGTTCAGAGGAACCAGTGGGCACTAGTGGCCCCTGTGCCCCATTCCTTTTATTCCTTTGAACTAATAGTGGTTCAGAACTATCTTTATGCTGTCAACAGTAAACGTATGCTCTGCTATGACCCCAGGCATAATATGTGGCTAAACTGTGCTTCTCTCAAACGCAGTGACTTTCAGGAAGCCTGTGTCTTCAATGATGAGATCTACTGTATCTGCGATGTCCCTGTCATGAAGGTCTATAACCCAGCCAGGGGAGAATGGAGGCAGATTAGTAATATTCCCTTGGACTCAGAGACCCACAACTACCAGATTGTCAGTCATGGCCATAAGTTGCTTCTCATCACTTCTACCACTCCACAATGGAAAAAAAACCGGGTGACCGTGTATGAATATGATACTAGGGAAGACCAGTGGGTTAATATAGGAACTATGTTAGGTCTTTTGCAGTTTGACTCTGGGTTTATTTGTCTGTGTGCACGTGTTTATCCTTCTTGCCTTGAACCTGGTCAGAGTTTCATCACTGAGGAAGATGATGCACGGAGTGAGTCTAGTACTGAATGGGACTTAGATGGATTCAGTGAACTGGACTCTGAGTCAGGAAGTTCAAGTTCTTTTTCAGATGATGAAGTCTGGGTGCAGGTAGCACCTCAGCAAAATGCACAGGATCCACCCGGCACTTTGTAA